Proteins co-encoded in one Christiangramia fulva genomic window:
- a CDS encoding glycosyltransferase produces the protein MLDVSCIIINYNTSGFTFDCVKSIIENHDPDFKCEIIVIDNASRQEDFQKLDRDLKSLKGLPIKHIGSKINIGFGAGNMLGVQEASPSRYYAFINNDTLITAKNTLEELAQFMDNNAEIAVCSPQMLDEEGNFRVTIDHFSTLQREILKRSFLETFFPKKYLNRKKFYDNPTRVDYVQGSFLFVDAQDFNDVGGFDTNLFLYYEESDLCRRLLKQKGKLTYLYPYLTYIHYKSASIEKNIAIKKELKISLLYYIRKHFGFLAYKVLLTYMIIRYFFTCLVKPKYFPLFKVLWRGAHLSDSLKQKQVIIR, from the coding sequence ATGCTGGATGTTAGCTGTATCATCATAAATTATAATACCTCCGGATTTACATTCGATTGTGTAAAATCTATTATTGAAAATCATGATCCCGATTTTAAATGCGAGATCATTGTAATTGATAATGCATCCCGACAGGAAGATTTCCAAAAGCTTGATCGGGACCTGAAAAGTCTAAAGGGCCTTCCTATTAAACATATTGGAAGTAAAATCAATATAGGTTTTGGTGCCGGAAATATGCTGGGGGTACAGGAAGCTTCTCCTAGCCGTTATTATGCCTTTATCAATAATGATACATTGATCACCGCAAAAAACACCCTGGAGGAACTTGCTCAATTCATGGATAATAATGCTGAAATTGCTGTTTGTTCCCCACAAATGCTAGATGAAGAAGGAAATTTTCGGGTGACCATAGACCATTTTTCAACTTTACAGCGGGAAATTTTAAAAAGGTCGTTTCTGGAGACTTTTTTTCCGAAAAAATATCTAAATCGGAAAAAATTCTATGATAATCCAACTCGTGTGGATTATGTACAGGGTTCGTTTTTATTTGTTGATGCTCAGGATTTTAATGATGTTGGCGGTTTTGATACAAATCTTTTTCTTTACTATGAAGAATCTGATCTTTGCCGACGACTTTTAAAACAAAAGGGAAAACTAACCTATTTATATCCGTATCTGACATACATTCATTACAAAAGTGCCAGTATAGAGAAGAATATTGCCATCAAAAAAGAACTGAAAATTTCATTGTTATATTATATTAGGAAGCATTTCGGATTTCTTGCTTACAAAGTACTACTCACTTATATGATTATCAGGTATTTCTTTACCTGCCTTGTCAAACCCAAATATTTCCCTCTTTTTAAAGTTTTATGGCGTGGCGCGCATTTATCGGATTCATTGAAACAGAAGCAGGTTATCATAAGATGA
- a CDS encoding lipopolysaccharide kinase InaA family protein: MKTVFAKEYEKYRGEILSLIANFDKEGDRLEVPARNTIKIFKIDGREFNIKSFKIPNAINKVAYRFFRKSKAERSFYYAGVLQKKGIGTPDPVAFAEETSALAFGKSFYVSRHLPYDLTYRELVIDENYPEHEKILRAFTRFTFEMHEKNILFLDHSPGNTLIQVNNGDYKFFLVDLNRMVFKPLNETERIKNFCRLTPHKKMVRIMAEEYASLIKESPEYVFEKMWFFTDQFQKSFHQKQRLKKRLKFWKK, from the coding sequence ATGAAAACAGTATTCGCAAAAGAATATGAAAAATACCGGGGAGAAATTCTTTCTCTCATCGCCAACTTTGACAAAGAAGGTGATAGACTTGAAGTGCCGGCAAGGAATACCATCAAGATTTTTAAAATTGATGGGAGAGAGTTCAATATAAAATCTTTTAAGATCCCGAATGCGATCAATAAAGTAGCTTACCGCTTTTTTCGAAAATCAAAGGCCGAGCGATCTTTTTACTACGCGGGAGTTCTGCAGAAAAAGGGGATCGGAACCCCAGATCCGGTGGCTTTTGCTGAGGAAACTTCGGCTCTTGCTTTTGGAAAGAGTTTTTATGTAAGCCGCCATCTGCCTTATGATCTAACTTATCGCGAACTGGTGATTGACGAAAATTATCCCGAACATGAGAAAATTCTACGCGCCTTTACCCGATTTACCTTCGAGATGCATGAAAAAAATATTCTTTTCCTGGATCATTCGCCGGGAAACACGCTTATCCAGGTAAATAATGGCGACTATAAATTTTTTCTAGTCGATCTAAACCGAATGGTTTTCAAACCTTTGAATGAAACAGAGCGTATCAAAAATTTCTGCCGGTTAACTCCTCACAAGAAAATGGTCAGAATTATGGCCGAAGAGTATGCCAGCTTGATTAAGGAATCACCGGAATATGTTTTCGAAAAAATGTGGTTTTTTACCGATCAGTTTCAGAAATCTTTTCATCAAAAACAGCGACTCAAAAAGCGACTGAAATTTTGGAAGAAGTAA